The genomic interval TAGACTTAGTTGCTTTAGTTGATGCTGTTCTTTGTACTCAAGCTACAACTTATTCAGGTAATGAGCCTCAAGAAATAAAAACTATTGCTAAGAGTAAAGACTACTACAAGGAACTTCATTATAGTGAATTAAGTCCTCTTGTCTATGCTTTCACTGAAGGAAATTTATTCATTATACAAGATGCTATTAACAACAATGCTGATATATTTAATGATTTTCGTCTAAAAAGCTATATGATAAAAGGTCTTTCTAATAAATATTCAAAGGTTATTAATCTAGCAACAAAAAAATTAAAAAAACAAAGAAAGGAAATAGTTCCATTGCAAAAAGATGAATTTTCCCCTGGTATAGAAAAGAAATGCTTACTAGATTGGATATTATTTCCAGTATTGCTAAAGAAGATAAAAATGATTTTTACAAATATTGCATTGAAAATGGGTCTAAGGAAATGAAAAAAATTGCAATAGAATCTTTAAAATATAGCCAAGAATAATATTGAGATTATATTTTAGATTCAACTAAAAGATTTTTGAAACACTTTCATATATGAGTGATGATAGATTAGATAGGTTAAAAAAATGGAGTAAAAGTAAAGGAGTTATAAAAATGAGTAAAAAAGAAGAAGTTCAAAGACTGACAGCAGAGCAACTATTCCAAGAAGAAATAGATGCTTTAATCAAGGCCGAAAAAAATCCTATACCTACTGGTTGGAAGATGTCTCCAAAGTCGGTATTAACATATATTTGTGGTGGAAAAGTTGGTAAAAAGACTATAGTTCCTAAGTATATAGGAAATAAAAGATTAGTTGAAATAGCTATTTCAACTTTAGTAACAGATAGAGCTTTACTTTTAATTGGAGAGCCAGGAACAGCAAAATCTTGGTTATCTGAACATTTAACTGCTGCAATAAATGGAAATTCAACAAGAGTTATTCAAGGTACAGCAGGAACAACAGAAGAACAAATAAGATATTCTTGGAACTATGCAATGCTTATTGCTGAAGGACCTACAAAGGAAGCCTTAATTCCAAGCCCTATATATAGAGCTATGGAAGATGGAGCTATTGCAAGAGTGGAAGAAATTTCTCGTTGTGCCTCAGAAGTACAAGATGCTTTAATCTCTTTATTGTCAGAAAAAAGACTATCTGTACCTGAACTTAATTTAGAAATTCCTGCTAAAAAAGGTTTCTCTATAATTGCAACTGCTAACACAAGAGATAAGGGAGTTAACGAAATGTCAGCTGCCTTAAAACGTCGTTTTAATATTGTAGTTTTACCAAGTCCTAACTCTCTTGAAGCTGAAATAGATATAGTTAGAACAAGAGTTGAGCAACTTGCTAGCAACCTAGATTTAAATGCAAAATTACCAGAAGATGAAGTTATAGAAAAAGTTTGCACTGTATTTAGAGAACTTAGACAAGGTCTTACTTTAGATGGAAAACAAAAAATAAAAACTACTACTAATGTTCTTTCAACAGCAGAAGCTATATCTCTACTTGCAAATAGTATGGCCTTAGCTGGAAGTTTTGGAGATGGAGAAATATCTGACTATGATTTAGCTGCTGGTCTACAAGGGGCTATTGTTAAAGAAGATAGTAAAGATGGACAAATCTGGACAGAATATTTAGAAAATATTATGAAAAAAAGAGGTTCTGAATGGCTAAACCTTTACAAAGAATGTAAAGAACTTAATAAAACTAGCAAATAAAGGTGGGAAAAATATGAAAAAACAAAATGAGAATAAACCTCATATTTTTGGAGTTAGGCATTTTTCACCAGCAGGAGCATATTATGTAAGAAAATACCTAGATGAAGTGCAACCCAAAGTTGTTTTAATAGAAGTACCTTCTGATTTTACTGATTTAATGGATAAAATCACAGCTAAAGAAGTTGTTCCTCCCATTGCTATAATGGCCTATACTTTGGAAGCACCTATACAGACTATTATATATCCTTTTGCAGAATTCTCACCTGAATATCAAGCTATTCTATGGGCAAAGGAAAATAAGGTTGAATGTAGATTTTGTGACCTGCCTTCATCTGTTTTCTTGGCTATACAAAATAAAGGAGAAAATCCTTCTGAAGAAAGTTTAAATAGCTATATTCATAGAAAGATTGATGAGTTTTCAGAAGATAGTGACAGTGAAGTCTTTTGGGAAAGAGTTATGGAACAGGCAGCCGATTATCAGGCATATCGTAGTGGTGCTAGAGATTATGGAACAAATTTAAGAGAACTTACTTTAGCAAATACTAAATCAGATGCTGAAAATATTATAAGAGAAGCCTATATGTGTAAGCAAGTTGCTGAACTATGTGAAGAAGGCTTTAAGATAAATGAAATAGCTATGGTTGTTGGAGCTTTCCATATAGAAGGGATAGAAAAAGGAAATTTCCTAAGTGATGAAGAGTTTAACCTATTAAAAAAAGTGGAAACAAAAAAGACTTTAATGCCTTATTCTTACTATAAGTTATCAACTTATTCTAACTATGGAGCTGGAAATAAAGCACCTGGCTATTATGAACTACTATGGAAGGGCTTAAATAAGGAAGATATATATTATGCAGTTTATGGATATTTAAGCAGATTAGCTGATTTTCAAAGAACAAGTGGAAATATGGTATCATCTGCACAAATTATTGAAGCAGTACAGCTTGCAATTTCTTTAGCTAATATACATAATAGTAAAATTCCTACTCTTAAAGATATGCAAGATGCTGCTATAACTTGTATGGCTCAGGGTAGTCACTCAGAAATAATCTTAGCTATGGCAAACACAGAAGTTGGAAAGAAGATTGGAAAAATACCACAAGACTCTATACAAACTTCTATACAATCTGATTTCTATTCTATATTAAAAGAATTGAAACTTGAAAAATATCAAACATTGACTGCTACAGAATTGAGATTAGATTTAAGAGAAAATATAAGAGTAAAATCTGAGAAGCTTGCTTTCTTAGACTTAGAACGTTCTTATTTTTTCCATAGATTAAGAGTTCTTAAAATTTCTTTTGTTAGCTTTCTTGATAAAGTACAAGATAATAAAACTTGGGCAGAAGATTGGGTTTTACAATGGACTCCTGAGGCAGAAATAGAAATAGTAGAAGCTATTTTAAAAGGTGATACTATTGAATTTGCAACTGCTTTTGAACTAAATCAGAGAATAGAAAATTCAAGTTCTATATCTCAGATTGCAGAAATTGTAAAAGATGCTTTTTATTGTGGACTACCTAAGAGTTTAGAACAAGCATTTCAAGCTTTACAAAGCTGTATGGCTGATGATATTCCTATCAATGAAATTGCTAAAACTTCAACTACTCTTTCTATAATGTTACGTTATGGAGATATTAGAAAATTAGATAGAGATGTACTTATACCAATACTTGAGCAACTATTTTTAAGAGCTTGTTTAATCTTACCTACTGAAGCATTCTGCGATGCTAATGCAGCTATTGAACTTGCTGAAGCTATAATAGCCTTACATAATGTGGTTGAAAATCATGACTTTTTAGATAGAGAAAGATGGTATGCACTTCTTACTGAAGTTGCAAAAAGAGACAATTTAAACACTAAAATATCAGGGCTTGCTATGGCAATCTTGCTTGAAACTGGAAAAATTTCTAATGATGAGCTTGGTTTAGAAGTTGAAAGAAGATTATCAAAAGCTATACCTGCTGATTTAGGAGCAAGTTGGTTTGAAGGTTTATCAATGAAAAATCACTATACTTTAATTGCAAGACTTGGGCTTTGGGAAAAACTTCAAGACTATATCTCAGCCTTAGATGAAGATGAGTTTAAAAGAGCCTTAGTATTTTTAAGAAGAGCTTTTGCTGATTTTTCTTCTAATGAAAAACATGATATAGCTGAAAATATGGCTGAAATATGGGGCTTAAATAAGATTGCTGTAAGTGATGCTATGAATAAAGATTTAAAAGAAGAAGAAGCTGAAATAATTTCAAGCCTTGATGACTTTGATTTTGATGATATTTAGGGGGAATGATGGACTATAAAGAAGATATAAAACGTTGGAGATTAATATTAGGAAAAGATACTCAAGATACCTTCTCCTCTATGAACTCTGAAGCTATTTCTTCTCTTAGCGAAGAAGATTGGCTTATGGATAGAGCTTTAGATGCCATTTATAATCCCACAGGAAAATTTATGGGTGAAGCTGCCTTAGGTGCTGGAAGAGGACCTTCTAACCCTCAAATAAGTAAATGGCTTGGAGATGTTAGAGATTTATTTGATAAAGAATTAGTTAAGATTATTCAAACTGATGCTATGGATAGATGTGGTTTAAAGCAATTAATTTTTGAACCTGAAATATTGGAGCAAGTTGAGCCTGATATAAGTCTTGCATCTACAATTATGCTTTTAAAAGATCAAATTCCTAAACATAGTAAAGAAAGTGTAAGGGCCTTTATCAAAAAAATAGTGGAAGAAATCAATAAATTATTAGAAAGTGATATAAAAAGAGCTGTTAGAGCTGCACTTAATAAGAGACAACATTCTCCTATTCCTTCAGCCTCAGCACTTGACTTTAAAAGAACTATTCAAAGAGGAATAAAAAATTATAATAAAGAATTGAAAAAAATTATTCCTGAACATTACTATTTCTTTGAGAGAGCTAGTACTAATCCTTCAAGTAAATTTACAGTTATTTTAGATATAGATCAGAGTGGTTCTATGGGAGAATCTGTTATATATTCTTCAGTAATGGCTTGTATCTTAGCAAGTATGGCTGCACTAAAAACTCGTATTGTTGCTTTTGATACAAATATTGTGGATTTAACAGAAAAATCTGATGATCCTGTTGATTTACTATATGGTTTCCAATTAGGTGGTGGTACTGATATCAATAAGTCTATCACCTATTGTATGAACTATATTGAAAATCCTAAGAAAACTATATTTTTCTTAATTTCTGACCTTATGGAAGGTGGAAATCGTGGAGGAATGTTAAGACATTTACAAGAAATGAAAGATTCAGGAGTAATAGTTGTCTGTCTTCTTGCAATTTCAGGTGATGGACAACCTTACTATGACTCACAAATGGCAGGAAAAATCTCTTCAATGGGTATTCCTTGTTTTGCTTGTAATCCTGAAAAACTACCTCTTTTACTTGAAAGAGTATTAAAAGGACTAGACTTAAATTCTTTCCAAGAAGAATTTAAGAAAAAATAAAATATTTTATTTTATTATACCTTGACTTTCAAAATATTTTACTATATAATAGACTTAGATATAGTAGCTTAGAAATAGAGGTGAAGAATATGGAAACTTATAGAAACTATAATAGAGAGGATTTTAATAAAATTCTTTCAGCTAAAATTACAAAAAAATTACTTAGAACAGCTACTGTACTAGCTGCTTTAGGTATATTAAACAAAACATTTTAAATTATAAAAAAATAATGGTGTTGAAAACTCTCAACACCATTTTATTTTATTATTTAGTTTTTCCTATATTTGCCAAAATACCATTTACAAATTCATAAGACTTTTCATTACCATATTCTTTAGCTAACTCAACAATTTCATTAGCAACAACTTCAATAGGAGTATTTGCCTTCAAAAACTCATAAGTTGCTATGATTAATAAAGTTCTTTCCACAAGTCCTATTCTTTCATAAGCCCAATTTTGAGTATTAGCTTTGATAGTATCTTTGATATTATCATAATTTTCACTTATTCCTTTAACAGAAGTTTGTAAAAACTTTAATTGACTTTCACTTAAAGTTGAAACAAAATCTTCATTGTTAGATAAGTAAATATCAAAAGCTTTTTCTAATTCCTCAGAAGTTGATTCAGTTGCTTCAACTCCAAAAACTATTTTAAAAAGTTCTTCTCTTACAAGTCTTATTCCAGCTTTTTTTTTCTTAGTTTCTTCTCCAAAAATTTCTTTCATTTGATTAATCCTCTTTTAATCTGTTTATAATCGTTTTTTTCATCTTTTTTGTAAATGAAGAATCTCCTAGCTTATAGCCTATAAAAGCAAATGCAAAGATTACAATAGCTTTTAATATACCATAATTGACTACAGTTAGCCCAACTATGAAGCCTAAAATAGACCCGTAGACTTTTCTCCAATTATTAATAATCTTTTCTAGTAAAACTTCTAAAATATTATCTGGCAACATTAATTATTCACCTCTACATTATCTCCCTCAACATTTACAGCAGGGACTTCATTAGAAGCTTCATCATTTGTTTTTTCTTTTTCTCTTGCTTCAATTTTTGCTATATTAACTACAACTTTATTAACATCTACACCTAGATTTTCCATTAAGTCTGTTTTTATTAAATTTTGAAGATATGAAATCTTATTAGCTATATTCATTTTAGCTAATAGTTCACATTTTATATTAATAAAAAACTTATTACCTTTTAGTTCACTAACTGTTTTTATTCCTGTAATATCAGGATCTCTTCTCAATAAATCCATAACATAATTATTGATAGTAGCCTTTGATATTTTTAATAATCCATTTTCAGTTTTTCTTTCATAATCTTTTTTTCTTTCAAATAGACTAAAAAATTTGATAATACATATAAAAAGATATAGAGCAGCTAAAACTAAAATAATCATCTTATATTGGAAACTTGTTATCTTTTCAGCATAAGGGTTATCATATACAATTTGACCTGGTAAAAGTATGTAGTTTAAAGCAACTAGAGATATTAAAAATATTCCTATCCAAGCAAAGAAAAATATTAATTTTTTCAACATAATATATACCACCTAAAATTAGTCTTCGTATTCTTCAGTTGTTTCTTCTTCTGTTACTTCTTCTACTTTAATATTTTGAATGTAAACATTAACTTCAACAACTTTTAGTCCACTTAATTTAGATACTTCTTCTAAAACTGCTTTTTGAACTGCTTCAGCAACTTTAGGAATTTGATAACCATATTTTATAACTAAGTAAACTTCTATACTACATTCTACTTCTCCTACTTCAACTTTAACTCCATTAGTAGGTCTTTTTTTACCAAGCATTTTACTAACTTCATCAACAACTCCACCAGCTAGTTTGTAAACACCTTCAACATCTCCTGCTGCTTTTGCTGCTATCGTTTTTACCACTTCATCTGCTATTCTTATATTTCCTAATTCTGACATAAAAAACACCTCCATAGTTCTTCTTAAGTATTAATTTTAAATACTTCTTTAAAAATTAAAAACTTTTATATATTTTTATTTTAACATAAAATGAACAGTTTTACAATAGAAAAAAAGAGAACCTTTTTAGTTCTTATTCCAAAAAAAGTCCACTAAATCTTAATTAAATACTACTTTGCATACTCCACTGCTCTTGTTTCTCTTAGAATAGTAACTTTAATTTGTCCTGGATACTGCATAGTATCTTCTATTTTCTTAGCTACTTCTCTTGACATTAAAGTTGCTTCATCATCACTAACTTTATCAGGATTAATTACTATTCTTAGTTCTCTTCCTGCTTGAATAGCATAAGATGATTCTACTCCATCAAAAGAGTTAGCAATTTCTTCAAGATTTTCTAATCTCTTAATGTAGGCAGTTAAAGTTTCTCTTCTAGCTCCAGGTCTTGATGCAGATACAGCATCAGCAGCTTGAACAAGAATAGCTTCAACAGTTTCAAATTCAACTTCATTATGGTGAGCCATTACAGCATTTACAACTTCTTGCTTTTCACCAAATTTCTTTACAAATTCTCCACCAACAATAGCATGTGAAGTTTCTATTTCATTTACTAGAACCTTACCTATGTCATGAAGTAGACCTCCTCTTTTTGCAAGTTCTACATTAGCACCTATTTCGGCAGCCATTGTTGAAGCAATTTTTGCAACTTCTATTGAGTGAGTCAATACATTTTGACCATAGCTTGTTCTATATTTCAATCTTCCTAAAGTTTTTATAATTTCAGGATGCATAGATGGTATAGAAAGTTCTATTAAAGCTTCCTCACCAGCAGCAATTATTTCTTTTTCTACTTCTTTTCTGCATTTATTTACAATTTCTTCTATCTTACCTGGATGTATTCTACCATCAGTAATTAATTTTTCTATTGTAAGTCTTGCAATTTCTCTCTTAACTCCATCAAAACATGATAGCACAACAGCTTCTGGAGTATCATCTATAATAACGTCAACTCCTGTTAGAGCTTCAATTGTTCTTATATTTCTTCCTTCTCTACCAATTATTCTACCCTTCATTTCATCATTAGGTAGATTGATAACAGATACTGTTGCATCTGCCACATAGTCTGCTGCTGCTTTTCCAATAGCAGTTGATAGAATTTTTTGGCTGATTTTTTCTTTTTCTTCATCAAGTTTAGTTTCAAACTCTCTAATAGTTACAGCCATATCATGAGTAAGCTCTTCTCTTATTTTATGTAGTAAGATTTCTCTTGCATCTGCCTTAGTAAGTTCACTCACTCTTGAAAGTTCTTCTTCTTGTTTAACTTTTAATTCATCAATTTCTTTTCTTTTTGCTTCAAGTTCATTATTAATTTTTTCTAATTCTAAACTTTTGTTTTCAGCTTTTTCAATTTTTCCATCTAAAATTTCTTCTTTTTTTACTATTCTAGCTTCTTTTTGAGCTATTTCATTTTTTAAATTTCTAGCTTCTTTTTCAACCTCTTCTTTTATTTGGTAAGCTTTTTCTTTAGCCTTTAATTCGATTTCTTTAGCTTTAGAACTAGCATCTTTTTCTGCTTCTTCTACAATTTCTTTTGCTTTTAATTTAGCTTTTTCTACTTCATCTTCTAAATCATTTAGCTTCTCAATTTGTCTATCTATAACAGATTTTTTAAAGAATACTGTAAAGACTAAAGCTAAGGCTAATATAGCTAAGCCTAAAAATATCAATAAATTCATACACTACCCCTTCAGACCACTTTATTTGAAACTTTTTAATGCTTCTTCCTCATTTTTGTATATTTCAAATATTTCGTCTAGACCAATTGTTTCGAATATGGTTTGGATATGTTTATTAAGATTTACTATCTTAATATCTCCACCCATTTCTCTAACTGTTTGTAACTTTCCTCTCAAAATTCCCATAGCTAGACTGTTGATATGGATAAGTCCTTTAAAATCAACAATATACTTATTGATATCTTTTTCAATAAGTTTATTAAAAGTCTCTTTTAATTTAGGGGCAACAAAAGCATCCAGTTCTCCGTTAATCTCTATAATTTGTATATCATCTTTCATTCTTTCTAAAATTTCAAAGTTATTTTCCATTTTATACTGCCTCCTTAATCTTTTTCTCTACCTTAATAATAGTACCTTTTCTTTTCTTTTCAATTTCAAAAACATCCACTAACTTTCTAGCAATTGATAAACCAAACCCACCGTCTTCTTTACTGTCTAAACTTTCATCGAAACCTCTACCAAAGTCTTCAACAGTTAAGAAAATAGTGTTATTATAATAATTTAGCACTACTTCTATCTCACCTTGACTATCACTATAAGCATGCTCTACTGCATTAGTAGTTAGTTCGTCTACAACTGATAGTAGTTGTATCTCATCTAACTTACTTATATTATGTTCTCTGAGATAAACTCTGATCATAGCTCTAACTGTGGACAAGCCTTCTAAAAAAGATGGAATAAATATTTTAATTTTATTTATTTCTTCATCAAAATTGTTCATAGGCTCACTCCTTTTCTTTTAAGTCAAATATTAACCATTTCTTATTTTGTTTGTCATAGATAAAGATCAAATCAAAATAATAAGTATCTTCGTTCATATTCAGAGCTAATATCGAACTAGGATACTCAGTTGTATAAGATGGCTGAGACACAAATATATTCAATTTTGTAAAGTCGATATTTTGTAATTTTTCTAAAATATATCTGTTTCTATAACTATCTTTTGTGTTCTCTTTAATGTAAGCAAGATTATTTTCACTTAAATTATTCTTTATCTTGTCTTTAAATAAAATCAATGCTTGTTTTTCATTTTGAGAAAAACCTTTTTGTACATAGTTATTATTAGAGCATGATATTAATAAAAAAACCATTGCAATTAATAATATAATTTTTTTCATAATAGACACCTCTACCTTTTTTATCATATCACATAAAAACAATTAAATCAAGACTTGATATTAAACAATGTGTGTACTCTTTTAACAACTTCCTCTTCTGAAACCTCTGAAAGATTAAACCACACATATTCTTTATCAGCCTTAAACCATGTGAATTGTCTCTTAGCATAATGTCTTGAATTTAATTTAATTTTATAATTTGCTTCTTCAAGACTACTAAGTCCATTAAAATAATCTATAAGTTCATTATAGCCAATTATATTTAAACTATATAATTTTTCTCCATATATTTTATAAAGATTTTCTACCTCTTTAACTAAGCTTTCTTCAAACATTATGTCAACTCTTTTATTAATTCTATCATAAAGTTCTTCTCTATTTCTTTCCAAGGCTATCTTTAAAAATTTAAAATTATTGTTCTTAATATTCTTTTTTGAAAGCTCTGAAAATTTTTTATTAGTCAACATAAAAACTTCAACAACTCTTTCAAGTCTAACTCTATTGTTAGGGTGAATTTCCTTTGTTGCTTCCTCATCATATTTTAAAGCTAGTTCAAGCAAAGTTTGATTATCTAAACTTGCTAAATATTCTCTAGTTTTTTTATCTGCTTCTGGTAAAACAGATAGTCCATTAGTTACTGAATTTATATATAATCCTGTTCCTCCAACCAACATGAAATTCTTTTCAGGATTTTGATTTAATATCCTATTTACATCTTTTTCAAAATTCCCAACACTGTATTTTGCTATTGGCTCAACTATATCTATTAAATGATGTTCTACTCCTTGCTTTTCTTTTTCACTTATCTTAGCAGTTCCAATATTTAAGCCTTTATAGACTTGAGCAGAGTCGGAAGAAATTATCTCAGCATTCAATAATTTTGCTAAATCTATTGAGATTTTAGTCTTTCCAACTCCAGTAGGTCCTGCTATGACTATAGCCTTATTCAAAGTATTCAAACTCTACATCTGCTATTTTTACTGTATCTCCATCTTGTACACCAAATTCTTGTAGAGCTTCCTCCATTCCTAAATTTCTCATCATATGTAAGAAAGTAATAAGTGATTCATCGTCCATACCTATTACATATTTTGCTAAAACATCATCTACTATTCTTCCACCAACAACTATTGCGTCTTCTTCATCTCTTGTGATTTCGAAGTCTTCTTTTTCTATCTTCAATTCTTTTAATAATTTTGTGATATCTACTTCTTCTTCTAAAGGTTCTCTTTCAATTTTAGATAACATATCATATGTTTTATATAAAATTTCTTTTAGACCTTCATTTAAAAGCACTGATACAGGATAGACTTCAATTCCTTTTTCTGCTAAATAGCTTTTAAATTTTTCAAATTTTTCCATATCCCAAATTAAATCCATTTTATTAGCAATAACTATTTGCTTTTTATTTGCTAATTTTTCACTGAATTTTCTTAATTCCTCATTGATTTTTTCAAAATCTTCAATACAATCTCTACCTTCTATCTCAGCAGCATCAACTATATGATAGATCATTTTACATCTTTCAATATGTCTTAAGAAT from Fusobacterium pseudoperiodonticum carries:
- a CDS encoding DUF2273 domain-containing protein, yielding MPDNILEVLLEKIINNWRKVYGSILGFIVGLTVVNYGILKAIVIFAFAFIGYKLGDSSFTKKMKKTIINRLKED
- a CDS encoding AAA family ATPase; protein product: MSKKEEVQRLTAEQLFQEEIDALIKAEKNPIPTGWKMSPKSVLTYICGGKVGKKTIVPKYIGNKRLVEIAISTLVTDRALLLIGEPGTAKSWLSEHLTAAINGNSTRVIQGTAGTTEEQIRYSWNYAMLIAEGPTKEALIPSPIYRAMEDGAIARVEEISRCASEVQDALISLLSEKRLSVPELNLEIPAKKGFSIIATANTRDKGVNEMSAALKRRFNIVVLPSPNSLEAEIDIVRTRVEQLASNLDLNAKLPEDEVIEKVCTVFRELRQGLTLDGKQKIKTTTNVLSTAEAISLLANSMALAGSFGDGEISDYDLAAGLQGAIVKEDSKDGQIWTEYLENIMKKRGSEWLNLYKECKELNKTSK
- the miaA gene encoding tRNA (adenosine(37)-N6)-dimethylallyltransferase MiaA codes for the protein MNTLNKAIVIAGPTGVGKTKISIDLAKLLNAEIISSDSAQVYKGLNIGTAKISEKEKQGVEHHLIDIVEPIAKYSVGNFEKDVNRILNQNPEKNFMLVGGTGLYINSVTNGLSVLPEADKKTREYLASLDNQTLLELALKYDEEATKEIHPNNRVRLERVVEVFMLTNKKFSELSKKNIKNNNFKFLKIALERNREELYDRINKRVDIMFEESLVKEVENLYKIYGEKLYSLNIIGYNELIDYFNGLSSLEEANYKIKLNSRHYAKRQFTWFKADKEYVWFNLSEVSEEEVVKRVHTLFNIKS
- a CDS encoding Asp23/Gls24 family envelope stress response protein, which encodes MSELGNIRIADEVVKTIAAKAAGDVEGVYKLAGGVVDEVSKMLGKKRPTNGVKVEVGEVECSIEVYLVIKYGYQIPKVAEAVQKAVLEEVSKLSGLKVVEVNVYIQNIKVEEVTEEETTEEYED
- the amaP gene encoding alkaline shock response membrane anchor protein AmaP, producing MLKKLIFFFAWIGIFLISLVALNYILLPGQIVYDNPYAEKITSFQYKMIILVLAALYLFICIIKFFSLFERKKDYERKTENGLLKISKATINNYVMDLLRRDPDITGIKTVSELKGNKFFINIKCELLAKMNIANKISYLQNLIKTDLMENLGVDVNKVVVNIAKIEAREKEKTNDEASNEVPAVNVEGDNVEVNN
- the nusB gene encoding transcription antitermination factor NusB, with the protein product MKEIFGEETKKKKAGIRLVREELFKIVFGVEATESTSEELEKAFDIYLSNNEDFVSTLSESQLKFLQTSVKGISENYDNIKDTIKANTQNWAYERIGLVERTLLIIATYEFLKANTPIEVVANEIVELAKEYGNEKSYEFVNGILANIGKTK
- a CDS encoding ATP-binding protein, whose amino-acid sequence is MNNFDEEINKIKIFIPSFLEGLSTVRAMIRVYLREHNISKLDEIQLLSVVDELTTNAVEHAYSDSQGEIEVVLNYYNNTIFLTVEDFGRGFDESLDSKEDGGFGLSIARKLVDVFEIEKKRKGTIIKVEKKIKEAV
- a CDS encoding STAS domain-containing protein codes for the protein MENNFEILERMKDDIQIIEINGELDAFVAPKLKETFNKLIEKDINKYIVDFKGLIHINSLAMGILRGKLQTVREMGGDIKIVNLNKHIQTIFETIGLDEIFEIYKNEEEALKSFK
- a CDS encoding VWA domain-containing protein produces the protein MDYKEDIKRWRLILGKDTQDTFSSMNSEAISSLSEEDWLMDRALDAIYNPTGKFMGEAALGAGRGPSNPQISKWLGDVRDLFDKELVKIIQTDAMDRCGLKQLIFEPEILEQVEPDISLASTIMLLKDQIPKHSKESVRAFIKKIVEEINKLLESDIKRAVRAALNKRQHSPIPSASALDFKRTIQRGIKNYNKELKKIIPEHYYFFERASTNPSSKFTVILDIDQSGSMGESVIYSSVMACILASMAALKTRIVAFDTNIVDLTEKSDDPVDLLYGFQLGGGTDINKSITYCMNYIENPKKTIFFLISDLMEGGNRGGMLRHLQEMKDSGVIVVCLLAISGDGQPYYDSQMAGKISSMGIPCFACNPEKLPLLLERVLKGLDLNSFQEEFKKK
- a CDS encoding DUF5682 family protein; protein product: MKKQNENKPHIFGVRHFSPAGAYYVRKYLDEVQPKVVLIEVPSDFTDLMDKITAKEVVPPIAIMAYTLEAPIQTIIYPFAEFSPEYQAILWAKENKVECRFCDLPSSVFLAIQNKGENPSEESLNSYIHRKIDEFSEDSDSEVFWERVMEQAADYQAYRSGARDYGTNLRELTLANTKSDAENIIREAYMCKQVAELCEEGFKINEIAMVVGAFHIEGIEKGNFLSDEEFNLLKKVETKKTLMPYSYYKLSTYSNYGAGNKAPGYYELLWKGLNKEDIYYAVYGYLSRLADFQRTSGNMVSSAQIIEAVQLAISLANIHNSKIPTLKDMQDAAITCMAQGSHSEIILAMANTEVGKKIGKIPQDSIQTSIQSDFYSILKELKLEKYQTLTATELRLDLRENIRVKSEKLAFLDLERSYFFHRLRVLKISFVSFLDKVQDNKTWAEDWVLQWTPEAEIEIVEAILKGDTIEFATAFELNQRIENSSSISQIAEIVKDAFYCGLPKSLEQAFQALQSCMADDIPINEIAKTSTTLSIMLRYGDIRKLDRDVLIPILEQLFLRACLILPTEAFCDANAAIELAEAIIALHNVVENHDFLDRERWYALLTEVAKRDNLNTKISGLAMAILLETGKISNDELGLEVERRLSKAIPADLGASWFEGLSMKNHYTLIARLGLWEKLQDYISALDEDEFKRALVFLRRAFADFSSNEKHDIAENMAEIWGLNKIAVSDAMNKDLKEEEAEIISSLDDFDFDDI
- the rny gene encoding ribonuclease Y, whose amino-acid sequence is MNLLIFLGLAILALALVFTVFFKKSVIDRQIEKLNDLEDEVEKAKLKAKEIVEEAEKDASSKAKEIELKAKEKAYQIKEEVEKEARNLKNEIAQKEARIVKKEEILDGKIEKAENKSLELEKINNELEAKRKEIDELKVKQEEELSRVSELTKADAREILLHKIREELTHDMAVTIREFETKLDEEKEKISQKILSTAIGKAAADYVADATVSVINLPNDEMKGRIIGREGRNIRTIEALTGVDVIIDDTPEAVVLSCFDGVKREIARLTIEKLITDGRIHPGKIEEIVNKCRKEVEKEIIAAGEEALIELSIPSMHPEIIKTLGRLKYRTSYGQNVLTHSIEVAKIASTMAAEIGANVELAKRGGLLHDIGKVLVNEIETSHAIVGGEFVKKFGEKQEVVNAVMAHHNEVEFETVEAILVQAADAVSASRPGARRETLTAYIKRLENLEEIANSFDGVESSYAIQAGRELRIVINPDKVSDDEATLMSREVAKKIEDTMQYPGQIKVTILRETRAVEYAK